A single genomic interval of Flavihumibacter rivuli harbors:
- a CDS encoding M28 family peptidase, with protein MRIAYLILGLSVLAGNVHAQKKKTAGQPNPAPYAATITEADLSKHLYILAGPAMEGRETATPGQQAAATYIEQYFKGIGLKPGFNGSYQMPFPVYRDTLLSSRIMVNGSAYALDAEFQPNLRITRSGSQYFSEFVFAGHGIVDSLQDDYAGVEVRGKAVVLLDGAPDNYKNSDRGMMGPAAPIGKYNNALRKGAAAVLIVARDFPRKPSVAPGNMYVNLYSPEHPSPLYSISGKVATALLGSSYDTLVMVGKTTRLAATTVKANLMLEIRKELQELSSTNVLGYIEGTDKTDEWLVITAHYDHLGMRNGKIYYGADDDGSGTVGIMEIAEAFAKAKAEGKGPRRNVMIMAVSGEEKGLWGSAWFSDHSPIPLEKITANLNIDMIGRVDTERKTPDTLNYVYVVGDNKISTELKALSEGINSKYIKMTLDYKYNDDNDPNRIYFRSDHYNFARKGVPVIFYYDGMLKADYHAPTDTPDKINYALCAKRAKLVFFTAWEMANRDKMMVRDLPIPTMTR; from the coding sequence ATGAGAATAGCCTATTTGATCTTGGGCCTGTCGGTACTTGCCGGTAATGTCCATGCCCAGAAGAAAAAAACGGCAGGCCAACCTAACCCTGCCCCCTATGCTGCCACCATTACAGAAGCAGACCTTAGCAAACACCTGTATATCCTTGCCGGTCCTGCAATGGAAGGCCGGGAAACGGCAACACCGGGCCAGCAGGCAGCTGCCACCTATATCGAGCAGTACTTTAAGGGAATCGGGTTGAAGCCCGGTTTCAATGGCAGCTACCAAATGCCATTCCCTGTTTACCGGGATACCCTCTTGTCCTCAAGGATCATGGTTAACGGTAGTGCCTATGCGCTTGATGCTGAATTCCAGCCCAATTTGCGCATTACCCGTTCCGGCAGCCAGTACTTCTCGGAGTTCGTATTTGCCGGGCATGGCATTGTGGATTCCCTACAGGATGATTATGCCGGAGTTGAAGTTCGGGGAAAAGCGGTCGTCCTGCTTGATGGTGCTCCCGATAACTATAAGAACTCAGACCGGGGCATGATGGGGCCGGCTGCCCCGATCGGGAAATACAATAATGCGCTCAGGAAAGGCGCGGCAGCGGTTTTGATCGTGGCCAGGGATTTCCCACGCAAACCGTCTGTTGCCCCCGGTAATATGTATGTAAACCTTTACAGCCCGGAACACCCGTCACCACTGTATTCCATCTCCGGAAAAGTTGCTACTGCATTACTGGGATCTTCCTATGATACCCTGGTGATGGTGGGAAAGACCACAAGGCTGGCGGCCACCACCGTTAAAGCCAACCTGATGCTGGAGATCAGGAAGGAACTGCAGGAACTCAGCAGCACCAATGTACTGGGGTATATTGAGGGTACTGATAAGACAGATGAGTGGTTGGTGATCACTGCACATTATGACCACCTGGGGATGCGTAACGGCAAGATCTATTACGGCGCTGATGATGACGGATCGGGAACTGTAGGTATAATGGAGATCGCCGAAGCGTTTGCTAAGGCTAAGGCAGAAGGTAAGGGGCCGCGCAGGAATGTAATGATCATGGCGGTGAGCGGTGAAGAAAAGGGACTTTGGGGCTCGGCCTGGTTCAGTGATCATTCCCCCATTCCACTGGAAAAGATCACCGCCAACCTGAATATCGATATGATCGGCAGGGTGGATACGGAAAGGAAAACCCCCGATACCCTTAACTATGTGTATGTGGTAGGGGATAATAAGATAAGTACCGAATTGAAGGCGCTGAGTGAAGGCATCAACAGTAAGTATATCAAGATGACCCTGGATTACAAGTACAATGATGATAACGATCCCAACCGCATCTATTTCCGTAGTGACCATTACAATTTTGCCCGTAAAGGCGTGCCGGTGATCTTTTACTATGATGGTATGTTGAAGGCCGATTACCATGCGCCTACAGATACCCCCGATAAGATCAATTATGCCCTCTGCGCCAAAAGGGCGAAGCTGGTTTTCTTTACAGCATGGGAAATGGCCAACCGCGACAAAATGATGGTTCGCGACCTTCCCATTCCAACCATGACCAGGTGA